In one window of Agromyces badenianii DNA:
- the pheS gene encoding phenylalanine--tRNA ligase subunit alpha encodes MSEPREITETAVQAAVDAALAAIAAAGDSAALKQVRTEHTGEKSALALLNAELRNVPSEQKAALGKLVGGARGRVSQAFAAREAEILEAEAAAQLEAETVDVTALASRYRPGSRHPLTLLQDRVCDVFTGMGWEIAEGPEVESEWFNFDALNFDADHPARAMQDTFFVDPPEAHLVLRTHTSPVQIRSMLERELPLYVLAPGRVYRTDEFDATHLPVFMQFEGVAVDKGLTMAHLKGTLDQFVKSIFGDEAKIRLRPSYFPFTEPSAELDFWHPTFKDGPRWIEWGGCGMMHPNVLKAAGIDPEVYTGFAFGMGIERGLMLRNDVQDMREMVEGDIRFSQQFGMVV; translated from the coding sequence GTGTCCGAGCCCCGTGAAATCACCGAGACCGCCGTCCAGGCGGCGGTCGACGCCGCCCTCGCGGCCATCGCCGCTGCGGGCGACTCCGCCGCGCTGAAGCAGGTCCGCACCGAGCACACCGGCGAGAAGTCGGCCCTCGCGCTGCTCAACGCCGAGCTCCGCAACGTGCCCAGCGAGCAGAAGGCCGCCCTCGGCAAGCTCGTCGGTGGTGCCCGCGGCCGGGTGAGCCAAGCGTTCGCCGCACGTGAGGCCGAGATCCTCGAGGCCGAGGCCGCCGCGCAACTCGAGGCCGAGACGGTGGATGTCACGGCGCTGGCGTCACGGTACCGGCCGGGTTCGCGGCATCCGCTCACCCTTCTTCAAGACCGGGTCTGCGACGTGTTCACCGGCATGGGCTGGGAGATCGCCGAAGGGCCCGAAGTCGAGAGCGAGTGGTTCAACTTCGACGCGCTGAACTTCGACGCCGACCACCCCGCGCGCGCGATGCAGGACACCTTCTTCGTCGACCCGCCTGAGGCGCACCTCGTGCTCCGCACGCACACGAGCCCGGTGCAGATCCGCTCGATGCTCGAGCGCGAGCTGCCGCTCTACGTGCTGGCTCCCGGCCGGGTCTACCGCACCGACGAGTTCGACGCGACGCACCTGCCCGTCTTCATGCAGTTCGAGGGCGTCGCGGTCGACAAGGGGCTGACGATGGCGCACCTCAAGGGCACCCTCGATCAATTCGTGAAGTCGATCTTCGGCGACGAGGCGAAGATCCGTCTGCGGCCGAGCTACTTCCCCTTCACCGAGCCCTCGGCCGAGCTCGACTTCTGGCACCCGACCTTCAAAGACGGGCCGCGCTGGATCGAGTGGGGCGGCTGCGGCATGATGCACCCCAACGTGCTGAAGGCGGCCGGCATCGACCCCGAGGTCTACACCGGGTTCGCGTTCGGCATGGGCATCGAGCGCGGGCTCATGCTCCGCAACGACGTGCAGGACATGCGCGAAATGGTCGAGGGAGACATTCGCTTCTCCCAGCAGTTCGGAATGGTGGTCTAG
- a CDS encoding amino acid ABC transporter permease — protein MSNSSVLFDAPGPKARRVSLTSSIIAGVLIIAGLAWMAWTLAQPRDSGGITLPGFFDPSRWDIFADPEVWQFIITDGVLGTLRAALVASVFAVALGILFSLLRSSEIAWIRIPTTVVLEFLRGMPVLLMMLFILLVLNTGAYWAVVAALSLYNGALIGEALRAGLAALPRGQREAGLSLGMRPLQSKMLVEFPQAFRQMLPIIVAQLVVLLKDTSLGYIVGYSELLRVNMNNLGSFYGNRYLFSLFVVTLVLYLIMNLTLSWFARWLSKRTASKSSGKRLDPEDPNQAMLVAQATAAAKQSHAQPGSF, from the coding sequence ATGAGCAACTCATCGGTCCTCTTCGATGCCCCTGGCCCCAAGGCGCGCCGCGTCTCGCTGACCTCCTCGATCATCGCGGGAGTGCTCATCATCGCGGGCCTCGCCTGGATGGCGTGGACCCTCGCCCAGCCCCGCGACAGCGGCGGCATCACGCTTCCCGGGTTCTTCGACCCCAGCCGGTGGGACATCTTCGCCGATCCCGAGGTCTGGCAGTTCATCATCACCGACGGAGTGCTCGGCACGTTGCGCGCGGCGCTCGTCGCCTCGGTCTTCGCGGTCGCGCTCGGCATCCTGTTCTCGCTCCTGCGCAGCTCCGAGATCGCATGGATCCGCATTCCGACCACGGTCGTGCTCGAGTTCCTGCGCGGCATGCCGGTGCTGCTCATGATGCTGTTCATCCTGCTGGTGCTGAACACCGGCGCGTACTGGGCAGTGGTCGCGGCGCTCAGCCTCTACAACGGCGCCCTCATCGGCGAGGCGCTCCGCGCCGGACTCGCCGCCCTCCCGCGCGGTCAGCGCGAGGCCGGCCTCAGCCTCGGCATGCGCCCCCTGCAGTCGAAGATGCTCGTCGAGTTCCCGCAGGCGTTCCGCCAGATGCTGCCGATCATCGTCGCCCAGCTCGTCGTGCTGCTGAAAGACACGTCGCTCGGCTACATCGTGGGCTACTCCGAGTTGCTGCGGGTCAACATGAACAACCTCGGCAGCTTCTACGGCAACCGCTACCTGTTCTCGCTCTTCGTCGTCACCCTCGTGCTGTACCTGATCATGAACCTCACGCTGTCATGGTTCGCGCGGTGGCTGTCGAAGCGCACCGCGTCGAAGTCGAGCGGCAAGCGGCTGGACCCTGAAGACCCGAACCAGGCGATGCTCGTTGCACAGGCCACTGCCGCTGCGAAGCAGTCGCATGCGCAGCCCGGCAGTTTCTGA
- the argC gene encoding N-acetyl-gamma-glutamyl-phosphate reductase, with the protein MTFSVAVSGASGYAGGEILRLLADHPHFDVRTVTAHSNAGQPLIAVQPHLRSYTHLTLKDTTAENLAGHDIVFLALPHGASGAIAAELSAETLVIDCGADHRLESKADWASFYGGEFHEGWTYGVPELPRLSGTQRDRLAKTKRIAAPGCNASTVALSLAPGIRAGVIEAADLVAVLAVGPSGAGKSLKAHLLGSEILGSANPYSVGGVHRHIPEIQQALRWAGGAHPTISFTPVIVPMARGILATSTARIVPGTDAASVRSAWEDAYAGESFVQLLPEGQFPRTADVLGANTALLGLQIDENAGRVVVVAAVDNLVKGTAGAAIQSANIALGLTESTGLPVNGVAP; encoded by the coding sequence ATGACGTTCTCCGTCGCCGTCTCTGGCGCGTCCGGCTATGCCGGAGGCGAGATCCTTCGCCTCCTCGCCGACCATCCTCATTTCGACGTGCGCACCGTGACCGCGCACTCCAATGCGGGGCAGCCGCTCATCGCGGTGCAGCCGCACCTGCGCAGCTACACCCACCTCACATTGAAGGACACGACCGCCGAGAACCTCGCCGGTCACGACATCGTGTTCCTCGCCCTCCCGCACGGGGCATCCGGTGCGATCGCCGCCGAGCTCTCCGCCGAGACGCTCGTCATCGACTGCGGTGCCGACCACCGGCTCGAGAGCAAGGCCGACTGGGCGTCGTTCTACGGCGGCGAGTTCCACGAGGGGTGGACCTACGGCGTGCCCGAGCTGCCTCGCCTGTCGGGCACGCAGCGCGACCGGCTCGCGAAGACGAAGCGCATCGCCGCACCGGGCTGCAACGCATCGACGGTGGCGCTGTCGCTCGCGCCGGGCATCCGCGCCGGCGTCATCGAGGCGGCCGACCTCGTCGCCGTGCTCGCGGTCGGGCCCTCGGGTGCCGGCAAGAGCCTCAAGGCGCACCTGCTCGGGTCCGAGATCCTCGGCTCGGCGAACCCCTACTCGGTCGGCGGGGTGCACCGTCACATCCCCGAGATCCAGCAGGCGTTGCGCTGGGCCGGCGGGGCGCACCCCACGATCTCGTTCACTCCCGTCATCGTGCCGATGGCCAGGGGCATCCTCGCGACGTCCACGGCGAGAATCGTGCCGGGCACGGATGCCGCGTCGGTTCGATCGGCGTGGGAAGACGCTTACGCGGGCGAGAGCTTCGTGCAGCTGCTGCCCGAGGGCCAGTTTCCGCGCACGGCCGACGTGCTCGGTGCGAACACGGCCCTGCTCGGCCTCCAGATCGACGAGAACGCGGGCCGCGTGGTCGTCGTCGCCGCCGTCGACAACCTCGTGAAGGGCACCGCGGGTGCCGCCATCCAGTCCGCGAACATCGCGCTCGGCCTCACCGAGTCGACCGGCCTTCCCGTGAACGGAGTCGCCCCGTGA
- the argJ gene encoding bifunctional glutamate N-acetyltransferase/amino-acid acetyltransferase ArgJ — MTVTHPQGFEAAGVAAGIKRTGALDLALVVNRGPSQQAAVVFTANRAQANPIIWSKQVAADGIVSAIVLNSGGANCFTGPEGFQVTHRTAEAVASGLGVAAGDVLVCSTGLIGDQLDGEILEEGVVSAIARLSADGGDDAARAIMTTDTTPKQVVVEGEGWSIGGIAKGAGMLAPGLATMLVVVTTDAALPASDLDSALRAATRVTFDRLDSDGCMSTNDQVSLLASGASGVTPDVAEFTAALTEACRSLALQLQADAEGASHDIAIEVVGAETEDDAVEVGRSVARNNLFKAAIFGNDPNWGRVLAAIGTTSAPFDPYLVDVSMNGVRVCHAGRPDAPRDQVDLTPRATHVLIELHAGEASATIFTNDLTHEYVHENSAYAS, encoded by the coding sequence GTGACCGTCACCCATCCGCAGGGATTCGAGGCGGCCGGTGTCGCCGCCGGCATCAAGCGCACCGGGGCGCTCGACCTGGCGCTCGTCGTGAACCGCGGCCCGTCGCAGCAGGCGGCGGTCGTGTTCACCGCGAACCGCGCGCAGGCGAACCCGATCATCTGGTCCAAGCAGGTCGCCGCCGATGGCATCGTCTCGGCGATCGTGCTCAATTCGGGCGGCGCGAACTGCTTCACCGGCCCAGAGGGCTTCCAGGTCACCCACCGCACGGCGGAGGCCGTGGCCTCCGGGCTCGGGGTCGCGGCGGGTGACGTGCTCGTGTGCTCGACCGGGCTCATCGGCGACCAGCTCGACGGCGAGATCCTCGAAGAGGGCGTCGTGTCGGCGATCGCCCGGCTCTCCGCCGACGGCGGCGACGACGCGGCGCGGGCGATCATGACGACCGACACGACGCCGAAGCAGGTCGTCGTCGAGGGCGAGGGGTGGTCGATCGGCGGCATCGCCAAAGGGGCCGGCATGCTGGCACCCGGGCTCGCGACGATGCTGGTGGTCGTGACGACGGATGCAGCGCTCCCCGCGTCCGACCTCGACTCCGCGCTCCGCGCCGCGACTCGGGTGACCTTCGACCGGCTCGACTCCGACGGCTGCATGTCGACGAACGACCAGGTGTCGTTGCTCGCGTCCGGGGCATCCGGTGTCACGCCCGACGTCGCCGAGTTCACCGCTGCGCTCACCGAAGCCTGCCGCAGTCTCGCGCTGCAGCTCCAGGCCGACGCCGAGGGCGCGAGCCACGACATCGCGATCGAGGTCGTCGGGGCCGAGACCGAAGACGATGCCGTCGAGGTCGGCCGTTCGGTCGCCCGCAACAACCTCTTCAAGGCGGCGATCTTCGGCAACGACCCGAACTGGGGCCGGGTGCTCGCGGCGATCGGCACGACGAGCGCACCCTTCGACCCCTACCTCGTCGACGTCTCGATGAACGGCGTGCGCGTCTGCCACGCCGGGCGGCCCGACGCGCCCCGCGACCAGGTCGATCTCACGCCGCGAGCCACGCACGTGCTCATCGAGCTGCACGCCGGCGAGGCATCCGCCACCATCTTCACGAACGATCTCACGCACGAGTACGTGCACGAGAACAGCGCCTACGCGAGTTGA
- the pheT gene encoding phenylalanine--tRNA ligase subunit beta, translated as MRVPLSWLAEYVELVPGTTPEDVHAALVKVGLEEEDVHTFDLEGPIVVGEVLDFVEEAQSNGKTIRWCQVRVAPDGETAADGGPAVHGVVCGARNFFVGDKVVVTLPGAVLPGPFPIAARKTYGHVSDGMIASARELGLGEDHDGILRLSTLGIDAPVGTDAIALLGLDDAAIEINVTPDRGYAFSIRGVAREYAHATGARFRDPVEQAVPVDVSPDAFSVVIDDVAPIRGRLGSSVFATRIVRGVDPTRPTPAWMIARLKLAGIRSISVLVDITNYVMLELGQPIHGYDLDQLRGGLVVRRATPGEKFTTLDGKERTLHVEDLVVTDDRGPIGLGGVMGGAETEMSEATRNVLVEAANWDPVSIARTARRHKLPSEAAKRYERGVDPEIAAAAVSRVAQLMVDLAGGTADDGGSLIQTTPDRQAILLPHGFVSAIIGVEYTEAEVHDALAEIGGAITAVDGGFSVVPPAWRPDLTGREELAEEVARLIGYDRIPSVLPVAPPGRGLTRSQRLRRRTADTLAAAGSTEVLSFPFASESENALFGSADGALVASVRIANALDQTAPFLRRSLVPGLIGAARRNLSRGLTDLDLFEIGTVFLPEQGRSYGSAELPVGNEKPGDEVLAALDAGIPPQPRHLGALIVGDVVAKQPGQFAVHAGIADALDVVRQVELATGARIEAVQGSHQAMHPGRTAELRVSGTVVGFAGELLPTIAADADLPRVVALVELDLDAVIALTEPAVEAHAIGTLPAATQDLSLIVPVDAAAAEVAAAIREGAGELLEHLAVVDDYRGQGVPAGAKSLTFALRFRAADRTLTAAEASEAKLAGAALAHERVGATIRE; from the coding sequence ATGCGAGTGCCACTGAGTTGGCTCGCCGAGTACGTCGAACTCGTGCCGGGCACGACGCCCGAAGACGTGCACGCCGCCCTCGTCAAGGTCGGCCTCGAAGAGGAGGACGTGCACACGTTCGACCTCGAGGGCCCGATCGTCGTCGGCGAGGTGCTCGACTTCGTCGAGGAGGCGCAGTCCAACGGCAAGACCATCCGCTGGTGCCAGGTGCGCGTCGCCCCCGACGGCGAGACGGCGGCTGACGGCGGCCCCGCCGTGCACGGCGTCGTCTGCGGTGCCCGCAACTTCTTCGTCGGCGACAAGGTCGTCGTGACGCTGCCCGGTGCGGTGCTGCCCGGCCCGTTCCCGATCGCCGCGCGCAAGACCTACGGGCACGTCTCCGACGGCATGATCGCCTCGGCGCGCGAGCTCGGCCTCGGCGAGGACCACGACGGCATCCTGCGCCTCTCGACCCTCGGCATCGACGCGCCCGTCGGCACCGACGCGATCGCGCTGCTCGGCCTCGACGACGCCGCGATCGAGATCAACGTCACGCCCGACCGCGGCTACGCGTTCTCGATCCGCGGGGTCGCGCGCGAGTACGCGCACGCGACCGGGGCCCGGTTCCGCGACCCCGTCGAGCAGGCGGTGCCGGTGGATGTCTCGCCCGACGCCTTCTCGGTCGTCATCGACGATGTCGCGCCGATCCGCGGCAGGCTCGGCTCCTCGGTCTTCGCGACGCGCATCGTGCGCGGCGTCGACCCGACCCGCCCGACGCCGGCGTGGATGATCGCTCGGCTGAAGCTCGCCGGCATCCGCTCGATCTCGGTGCTCGTCGACATCACCAACTACGTCATGCTCGAGCTCGGCCAGCCGATCCACGGCTACGACCTCGACCAGCTGCGCGGCGGTCTCGTCGTGCGACGCGCGACGCCCGGAGAGAAGTTCACGACGCTCGACGGCAAGGAGCGCACGCTCCACGTCGAAGACCTCGTCGTCACCGACGACCGCGGCCCGATCGGCCTCGGCGGCGTCATGGGCGGCGCCGAGACCGAGATGAGCGAGGCGACGCGCAACGTGCTCGTCGAGGCGGCGAACTGGGACCCGGTGTCGATCGCCCGCACCGCGCGCCGGCATAAGCTGCCGAGCGAGGCCGCCAAGCGCTACGAGCGCGGCGTCGACCCCGAGATCGCGGCCGCGGCCGTCTCGCGCGTCGCGCAGCTCATGGTCGACCTCGCCGGCGGCACGGCCGACGACGGCGGCTCGCTGATCCAGACCACTCCGGATCGGCAGGCGATCCTCCTCCCGCACGGCTTCGTCTCGGCGATCATCGGAGTCGAGTACACCGAGGCCGAGGTGCATGACGCTCTCGCCGAGATCGGCGGCGCCATCACAGCGGTCGATGGCGGATTCTCGGTCGTGCCGCCCGCGTGGCGCCCCGACCTCACGGGCCGCGAAGAACTCGCGGAGGAGGTCGCCCGACTCATCGGCTACGACCGCATCCCCTCGGTACTGCCCGTCGCGCCCCCCGGTCGCGGCCTCACCCGGTCGCAGCGGCTTCGTCGTCGCACCGCCGACACGCTGGCCGCAGCCGGGTCGACCGAGGTGCTCTCCTTTCCGTTCGCCTCGGAATCCGAGAACGCCCTGTTCGGCAGCGCCGACGGAGCGCTAGTCGCCTCCGTGCGCATCGCGAACGCGCTCGACCAGACGGCGCCGTTCCTGCGTCGTTCCCTCGTGCCCGGACTCATCGGTGCCGCGCGTCGCAACCTCTCGCGCGGACTCACCGACCTCGATCTCTTCGAGATCGGCACGGTGTTCCTGCCCGAGCAGGGTCGCAGCTACGGCTCGGCCGAGCTTCCCGTCGGCAACGAGAAGCCCGGCGACGAGGTGCTCGCCGCGCTCGACGCCGGCATTCCGCCGCAGCCGCGTCATCTCGGTGCGCTCATCGTCGGCGATGTCGTGGCGAAGCAGCCGGGGCAGTTCGCCGTGCACGCCGGCATCGCCGACGCGCTCGACGTGGTGCGCCAGGTCGAGCTCGCGACGGGCGCCCGCATCGAGGCCGTGCAGGGCTCGCACCAGGCGATGCATCCCGGCCGCACCGCGGAGCTCCGAGTTTCGGGCACTGTCGTCGGATTCGCCGGCGAGCTGTTGCCGACGATCGCCGCCGACGCAGACCTGCCGCGCGTCGTGGCGCTCGTCGAGCTCGACCTCGATGCCGTCATCGCCCTGACCGAGCCCGCCGTCGAGGCGCACGCCATCGGCACGCTGCCCGCGGCGACGCAGGACCTCTCGCTCATCGTTCCCGTCGACGCGGCCGCCGCCGAGGTCGCGGCCGCGATCCGCGAGGGGGCCGGCGAGCTGCTCGAGCACCTCGCGGTCGTCGACGACTATCGCGGCCAGGGCGTGCCGGCCGGCGCGAAGAGCCTCACGTTCGCGCTGAGGTTCCGCGCCGCCGACCGCACGCTGACGGCCGCCGAGGCGAGCGAGGCGAAGCTCGCCGGTGCGGCGCTCGCGCACGAGCGCGTCGGGGCGACCATTCGCGAATGA